Part of the Desulfotomaculum sp. genome, CTACTTCTTTGCATTTAGTGAAATATAACACTGACGGTGTAACCGTATTGGCTGAGAAAACAGTTGATTACAAATGGATGGAACGGAACCTGAGGGTATATGGAGACGGCAAAACCCATTATTACCATCAGGGTCCTGTATTTGAAGGTAACATATGGGATCCGGATGAGGTTAAAAACCTTAAAGATAAAGGAGCAGTAAAAGGCGCCGCATTGAAAGACCTTTGTGAACTGTTAGGCGGGATGACCGCCAATGATGAAGTGATGCTCGTTTCTGTTGATAAATGGCATACCGAATTTGCTTATGACAATATATACGAACCACAGTCTGCTCAAGGGACTATAGCGCTTTGCTGGTACAATGGAGAAGATGCCCTTGAAGGGGAACATTATGGTGTCGGATACCCCGCAAATAATGCCTACCGCACTGCCCTGCAGATAGTTTTTATATCAGAAGACACTAACAAAGAGGGCAAGCGTGTCTTCGGCAACAGCGACATGAAAACAACCTTGACAAAACAGAAATATCAGCATTTCTTCGAGGGTCAATATCCAAGCACTAACGGGCTTTCCGGCAAATGGATTACCGAGTTGAGGATATGCAGCGGCGGTAAACATGGTGAATCAGATATCAAATTAGAAAGCAACCCAGCAGCGGGATTGAAAAGCTCACTTCCCTGGACGCCTATTTCTTTAGGACTTGTTGGAGTGGTTATGATCGGTGCGTACTTCTTTATAAGCAGGAGAAAATGAAATGAGAGAAATTAAGTCAAAAAGCTTATTAATTGTTGGCGTATTGTTAATTTTAGCGTCATCAATATTGATCTATATTAACGCATATCCAAGGCAGGCAGATGATGGAATAAAAGATTGGAAGTTAACTTTGTCAGGCCGGGATGGAATTAAAAAAACACTGTCCCACAAGGATATAACCTCACTTCCGGCATACTGCGGCAATGGAGGATTTTTTTCAACAGTAGGGATTATTTATGGACCATATAAGGCAAAGGGTGTAACTGTCGAAAACCTTTGCAAACAGGTTGGCGGTGTATTTCAAGATGATGTAGTAATGATATCAGCGGAGGACGGTTATTCAACTGTCTTAGACTATAAACAGATTCAAGGTGAATTTATTACTTACGATAGGAACCTTAAAGAAACGCCGCATGGTGAGTTAAAGATAATTTTAATGTATGAACAGGACGGCAGGCCATTATCGGATGAGGACGGCAGGCCATTCAGAATTGCTATTGCCGGAACAAAAAAAGGACTTTTAACTGAAGGTACGTACTGGGTTAAATGGGTAAATAAGATAGAAGTGCTTAAAACCCCTTAAATATCAACATATTTATAGCATGGGAGCAAAATCAATGAATACCCGGAAGTGGTTGTATTCCCTTTTAATATTGATAATTGCTTTGGAAACAGCCGGATGTTCTTTATCTGGCCCGGTTCGGGAAAGAAATAAAGTGAATTTGAAAGTTATTATTGCCGGCAGCCTTTTAGTTCCTTTCCAGGCTCTAGAAAAAGAGTTTGAAAGGGCTAATCCGGATATAGATGTATTGCTGGAAGGGCATGGAAGTGTCCA contains:
- a CDS encoding argininosuccinate synthase codes for the protein MLIRPTRIIKECSYVKKARLRFLGIAVVIIAQFYICSFAFAAGATTSLHLVKYNTDGVTVLAEKTVDYKWMERNLRVYGDGKTHYYHQGPVFEGNIWDPDEVKNLKDKGAVKGAALKDLCELLGGMTANDEVMLVSVDKWHTEFAYDNIYEPQSAQGTIALCWYNGEDALEGEHYGVGYPANNAYRTALQIVFISEDTNKEGKRVFGNSDMKTTLTKQKYQHFFEGQYPSTNGLSGKWITELRICSGGKHGESDIKLESNPAAGLKSSLPWTPISLGLVGVVMIGAYFFISRRK
- a CDS encoding molybdopterin-binding oxidoreductase — encoded protein: MREIKSKSLLIVGVLLILASSILIYINAYPRQADDGIKDWKLTLSGRDGIKKTLSHKDITSLPAYCGNGGFFSTVGIIYGPYKAKGVTVENLCKQVGGVFQDDVVMISAEDGYSTVLDYKQIQGEFITYDRNLKETPHGELKIILMYEQDGRPLSDEDGRPFRIAIAGTKKGLLTEGTYWVKWVNKIEVLKTP